One Triticum dicoccoides isolate Atlit2015 ecotype Zavitan chromosome 3B, WEW_v2.0, whole genome shotgun sequence genomic window, GATCTCAAAGAGGGTGTTCATATTACCATGAAATTCTATGTTTGTCTGCCAAAGACAGCTAGATTGCAGTTGGAATATCTCTCTTTGTATCTCGTATACTTCACTAAGATTTCTTAAACCACACATTTCACTTCTATCAGAATGCACATGCAAGCAAGAGGATCTTCCGTTTTTTCGCCTATTATGTGAATTTATAACTCCAGGAAATCATTGCACATGTTCAACACTATGTGACATCAATGAAATGAGAAGGACACGGCATTAGACCTGGTATCGGAACCACATCATCCCCTTGATGCAGAACCCAGGATAAAGCTAGCTGAGCAGGGCTGCACTGGTGCTTCTTGGCCAGTTCTTCCATTTTCAGATAAAGTTGCTTGTTCTTCTCCAGGTTCTCAGCCGAAAAACGTGGATGGCCTTTCTAAAAACACCAATTACACAGAGAGAGGGGGTTCAGGCCTAAGTATAATTAAAAAGAAATGACTAGTGCAGAAACCAACTGATTGTATCGGTACCAGACTAGATTCAGCAGACACTTGCTGTGTCACTCCCCTTCCACCGAAAAACCCACGGGCAATCGGGCTGTAGGGAACAATTCCAATCCCTAGTTCTCTATGGTCCATACAACACATGGTCAGTCAATGAGGACTATCGATCATGGAGGCACACGAGTTAGAGCCTGTGATGCAGAAATTCACCTGCAGAGAGGCACGATCTCGGGCTCGATGTCGCGAGCCCACAGAGACCACTCCATCTGCACGGCAGAGATGGGGTGCACAGCGTGAGCACGCCTGATGGTGTCGGGGCTCGCCTCCGATAACCCAATGTACTTGACCTTCCCCTCCCCCACGAGCTTCTTGAGCTCACCAATCTAGAGCAAATTGAGCCCAGTAATTAGACCAAGGAATCACACCAATCAAACATAAACACAGGGATTCTTCCTGCTAAATCTGAATCAAGCCAGCAatttgctggatctttcaaaaaaaaaacacagGGATTCTCATGACCAGGAAGAAAGGGGTGGGTGGCAGTGAGAAGAGAGCGACCGTGTCCTCGATGGGGATGGTGGTGTCGATGCGGTGCTGGTAGTAGAGGTCGATGTGGTCGACGCCGAGGCGGTGCAGGCTGGCCTCGCAGCAGGCGCGGACGTACTCCGGGCGGCCGCAGATGGTGCTCTTGCCCTGGGCATCCCGCTGAATCCCAAACTTGGTGGccacctgcacctgctcccgcgGCAGCTGCTTCAGCGCCTGGGACGACCAATCTTTCCACACTCAGTCTCCCTCTTTGGCAAAGGAAGGGGGCGCAGAAGAAAAAGAAACAACCTTGCCGAGGAGGATCTCGTTGGCGTGGGGCCCGTAGACGTCGGAGGTGTCGAAGAAGGTGACGCCGCGGCGGAAGGCGTGCGTGATGACGGCGATGCCCGCGTCGTCCTCGACCGGGGAGTTGTAGGAGCCTGTGAGGCCCATGCACCCGAACCCCAGCTTGGACACCTTGGTTGTTGGATCATTCGATTCGATTCAGTGAGACCGGGAGGAAGAGGAAGGGAGGACTCTGCATAATAAATGGAGGGTGGCgagagggcaaggggaagaagatcaCCTCCAGTCCTTGGGTGCCGAGGCTGACGCGGGGAATCGGTGGGGTTTGCGCCATGGCGCCCCGAAGCTCTCCCAGTCCCAGTCGCGGCGGCAGGGGAAGGCAGGCAAGTCACGGGACGGAGGCGCAGCGCAGGCGTGAATGTTGCCAGTAGGCAGTCAGTAGCGAACCGTCCAGTGAGATCAGTGACCCGCTATATGTAATCGGAACGAGCGGCTGTCCGAGCTCCGAGCTCGAATGACAACACTCAACAGGTACTGGTATTATCATTGTAGAGAATTATGCAACTCACGATATATTGATCGGGTGCAATATGCATGTATATATAAGTACAAAGGATAGCCACGTCCTCGACTATACATGGAAGGAGGAGGGCTTGTTGTACAAGAAATACACATATGTTATCTACAtctcaacaccccccgcagtcgaagcggcaccATGGTTGACGCAAAGACTGGATCGGAACTCCTCAAAAGACGCAGTAgacaagcccttggtcatgatgtCAGCAAACTGTTGGGACGTAGGGACATGTAGCACGCGTACATGACCAAGAGCTACCTGTTCCCGAACAAAGTGGATATCaatctcaatgtgcttggtgcgtcgatgatgaaccgggttggcggagaggtagactgCAGAAacattgtcacagtagacaatCGTAGCCTTGTCAACCGGAGACAAGAGCTCATGCAACAGCTGACGAAGCCAGGAACAATCGGCGACGACGTTGGCAACGGCGCGGTACTCTGCTTCAGCACTGGAGCGGGAGACAAcgggctgccgcttggacgaccaggAGATGAGCGATGGTCCAAGGTAGACGCAATAACCAAAGGTCGAGCGGCGCGTGTCAGGGCAGCCGGCCCAATCGGCGTCAGAATAAGCCGTCATGTCCAGAGATGATGAAGCCTGAAGTGACAACCCAAGATCCAAGGTGCCACGGATATAGCGCAGAATGCGCTTGACCGCGGTCCAGTGAGCATCACGTGGAGCATGCATATGGAGGCAAACCTGCTGCACAGCGTACTGGAGCTCCGGACGAGTAAGAgtgaggtactgaagagcaccaacGATCGACCTGTAGAACGGAGCATCTGAAGCAGGAGAACCATCTATGGCGgagagcttggccttcgtatcaacaggtGTGGCAGCCAGTTTGCAGTTAAGCATCCCGGCACGGTCCAGAAGCTCATGAGCATACTTccgctgatgaagaaagaagccatCTGCTCGACGAATAACCTCGATCCCGAGGAAATAGTGCAGAGGACCTAAATCCTTAATGGCAAACTCAGCACGAAGACGATCAGTGAGCTGTCAAAGAAGAGCAGGCGAGCATGCTGTCAAGATGATGTCGTCAACATAGAGCAGTAGGTAGGCAGTAGCATCACCCTGGTGGTAGACAAACAGTGAAGCATTGGAGCGAGTGGAGCGGAAGCCAAGTTGAGTAAGGAATggtgcgatgcgctggtaccaggcgCGAGGAGCTTGCTTGAGTCTGTACAAAGACCGAGAGAGCAAACACACATGATCCGGAGAAGACTCATCAACAAATCCAGTCGGCTGCTGACAGAACACCTGTTCCTCAAGGTGACCATGGAGAAAAGCATTCAAAACATCCATCTGGTGCACAGGCCATGAGGGAGAAACCGCTAGCTGAAGAACAGTCCGAATCATGCCgggtttgacaaccggggcgaaAGTGTCGGTGAAGTCAACACCTGCTCGTTGACGAAAACCCCGTACGACCCAACGAGCCTTGTGTCGGTCGAGAGTACCATCCGGATGAAACTTGTGCTTGAACACCCACTTCCCGGTAATGACGTTGGCATGAGGAGGACGGGGGACGAGCTGCCAAGTGTGATTGCATTGCAATGCATCAAACTCCTCCTTCATCGCGGCGAACCACATGGGGCCGCGAAGCGCGGAACGGGCGGAGGTCGGCAAGGGTGATGGCGACGAGGAAGAAGTCGAAGCCACGTAGGTGTACACGTCCGGAGGGTAGCGAGTGCTTGGCCGATGGACGCCCAGCCGCGACCGCGTGGTAGGGCCAGCGGGTGGTGGCACAGCAGCCGCTACCAGTGATGGCGCCGAGCCTGGTTGTGAAGAGGCCGGGGCAGAAGATGGCGAGTCCGGTGAGCGAGCCGACCCAGTGGCCGGTGAAGCCGGCGAGGCCGGGGAGACCGGCTCAGAAGCCGGCACGAGGCCCGGCGATGAAGCAGCCGGAGAGGCCGGCACGGGGCTTGGCGACGAAGCAGTCGGAGAGGCCGGTACGGAGGCCGGCTCGGAGGCCGGGGAGGCTGGTGAAGCAGCGGGCAGGAGCTGGAGCGCCGCGCGTCCAGGGGGCGCCCTATGCCGGTTGGTAAAACCAGGGCGGACAGGGTCGGCCAAAGAGGGACCGGGCGCCGATGAAGAAGCCTCCTGCTGTTCCTGTTTAAAAGGAAAAGACAACTCGTCGAAATAAACATGCCGGGATGTGATGACACGGTGGGAAACCGGGTCATAGCATCTATAGCCCTTAGTGTTAGCCGGGTAACCGAGGAAGACACACGGAAGGGAACGAGGAGCAAGTTTATGAGGAGTGGTGGCGACAATACTAGGGTAACAGAGACAACCAAATATACGAAGACCGTCGTATGAAGGAGGAGACccgaagagaaggtggtgaggtGTAAAGTTCCACCGGGTGCGACATGGACGAAAGGTTAATGAGGAGGGTGGCGGTAGCGAGAGCGTCAGGCCAGAAGCAGGGTGGCATATAGGCGTGGAAGAGGAGGGTGCGGACGCAATCGTTAAGAGTGCGAAGAATGCGTTCTGCCTGACTGTTCTGCTGTGAAGTGTATGGACAGGTAAGACGAAAAACAGTGCCATGTGTGGAGAGAAGATTGCGGATGGTAGTGTTGTCGAATTCTTTCCCGTTGTCAGTTTGCAAAGCTAGAATAGGATGACCGAATTGTGTGGCTACGTAAGAGTAGAAGGCCGTAAGAGTGGCAACAACGTCGGACTTCTTACGTAATGGAAAGGTCCACACAAAGTGAGAAAAGTCAtccaagataacaagataatatgaaaaACCAGTattactagcaacaagagaggtccaaacatcactatggatTAACTCGAAAGGTAACGACGCAACTGTGGATGAAGTACTAAAGggaaggcgaacatgtttgcccaTACGGCATGCGTGACAAGAGTGCGCATCCGTTTTATTACATGTAAAAGAAAAATCCCTAATAATATGACGAAGAGCGGTGGAGCTAGGATGACCGAGACGGGCGTGCTAGAGATCAACGCCGGCGGAAAGTGCAACTGGTCCAgcaggtgaagat contains:
- the LOC119276286 gene encoding probable aldo-keto reductase 1 is translated as MAQTPPIPRVSLGTQGLEVSKLGFGCMGLTGSYNSPVEDDAGIAVITHAFRRGVTFFDTSDVYGPHANEILLGKALKQLPREQVQVATKFGIQRDAQGKSTICGRPEYVRACCEASLHRLGVDHIDLYYQHRIDTTIPIEDTIGELKKLVGEGKVKYIGLSEASPDTIRRAHAVHPISAVQMEWSLWARDIEPEIVPLCRELGIGIVPYSPIARGFFGGRGVTQQVSAESSLKGHPRFSAENLEKNKQLYLKMEELAKKHQCSPAQLALSWVLHQGDDVVPIPGTTKIKNLDSNIDSLTVRLTEDDLKEISNEIREEDVAGGRQYTSFAKFTWNYADTPKK